One window of the Archaeoglobus sulfaticallidus PM70-1 genome contains the following:
- a CDS encoding basic amino acid ABC transporter substrate-binding protein, whose amino-acid sequence MKKMWFVVVVLLIAIGFAGCTQSETPKQTPAPTQTPAENEIPKYYLVTEGMLTVGSDIAYPPFEFTDEKTGKYAGFDIDLMTEIAKRLGLEVKFVNTAWDGIIPGLLSKKYDVICSAMTITEERAKQVDFSEPYFEAKQVIITRADDTSIQSVKDLDGKKVAVQQGTTGDFAAERLKEKGINLEIIRFEGTPEALMAIQKGDADAAIIDNFVAYLAVKKDPKVYRVVEDPEFEPEYYGIAVNKDNKGLLEAINKALEEIKKDGTYDKIYEKWFGS is encoded by the coding sequence ATGAAGAAAATGTGGTTTGTTGTAGTGGTGCTGTTAATAGCAATCGGCTTTGCCGGATGCACACAGTCGGAGACACCGAAGCAGACGCCGGCTCCCACACAGACGCCAGCCGAGAATGAGATACCTAAGTACTACCTCGTTACGGAAGGCATGCTCACAGTTGGAAGCGACATAGCATATCCACCATTTGAGTTCACGGATGAGAAAACAGGAAAGTATGCTGGATTTGATATAGATCTGATGACCGAGATAGCGAAGAGGCTTGGTTTGGAGGTTAAGTTCGTTAACACTGCATGGGATGGCATAATTCCAGGACTGCTATCAAAGAAATACGATGTAATCTGCTCTGCAATGACCATAACTGAAGAGAGGGCCAAGCAGGTTGATTTCAGTGAGCCATACTTCGAGGCCAAGCAGGTTATAATCACAAGGGCTGATGATACGAGCATCCAGAGTGTTAAGGATCTCGACGGGAAGAAGGTTGCCGTTCAGCAGGGAACAACTGGAGACTTCGCTGCAGAGAGGCTGAAGGAGAAGGGCATTAACCTGGAGATAATAAGGTTCGAAGGTACACCAGAGGCTTTGATGGCTATACAGAAGGGAGATGCTGACGCTGCTATTATCGACAACTTCGTTGCATATCTGGCAGTTAAGAAGGATCCAAAGGTTTACCGGGTTGTTGAGGATCCAGAGTTCGAACCTGAGTACTACGGTATAGCTGTAAACAAGGATAACAAGGGACTGCTCGAAGCGATAAACAAGGCACTTGAAGAGATAAAGAAGGATGGAACATACGACAAGATTTATGAGAAATGGTTCGGTTCCTAA
- a CDS encoding molybdopterin dinucleotide binding domain-containing protein yields the protein MKFGKFIKRAVVDVVVARNSHQATAEKDEEEFEKLSAVLFLNPEYAKKMGFKEGDVVEVESGGRAVRLKVMYSDTAPDEGAMMPNSIYSNYLSGDNLKMFKATISSSNLRPTSVKEILERFI from the coding sequence ATGAAGTTCGGGAAATTCATCAAGAGAGCTGTTGTGGATGTTGTAGTTGCGAGAAACTCACATCAGGCTACAGCAGAGAAAGATGAAGAGGAGTTCGAGAAACTTTCAGCAGTTCTGTTCTTAAATCCAGAGTACGCGAAGAAAATGGGCTTTAAAGAGGGTGATGTTGTTGAGGTTGAAAGTGGGGGGAGGGCTGTGAGGCTAAAGGTCATGTATTCTGACACAGCGCCAGATGAGGGTGCAATGATGCCAAACAGCATTTACTCCAACTATCTTTCTGGAGATAATTTGAAGATGTTCAAGGCTACGATTTCTTCATCGAATCTGAGACCAACCAGTGTAAAGGAGATCTTAGAGCGTTTTATTTGA